The region CTCTCTCACTGCATCTCTCCTTCGTGTCTGTAGATATTCGTTCTTCCTCCATTTTTAGACCCAAGCCTCCCGTTCTATTCATACATTCTGTTTATCAAGGTATCACAACAACGGGTAACTGCACTGCTCAATCCCGCCCCTCGCTGCCTTGTCATTCTCGCCTTCATGTCTTGTCTTGTGCCCCCTCTCACCCATCACCcaagcaccacccccaccagcGACCCAAAAGGGGGGTTTCCGACGGGGATACAACGGGTTTGTCCACATCTACAACCTTCCCCGGTAGACTAAACAAAAGCAAGTCCATTTCCAAGAGGCCTTCCAACCCAGGGCCGGGCTCATGTGATCACTCCCTGTCGGCAatccccccaaccaacaccacaaacCATCCAGATAGATGGGTCTCTCTACTCGTGGTTTGTCCCTATCCATCTATTTCCCCTACCGGTGGGGCTTGATAACAACACAACGATTGGCATCGTTGATATTCACCATCAGCTGTTTCTATCTGCACAAGAGCAGTCACTCCATCCGCCTGCAAAAGGTAGTAAAACAGTCCTCATAAAAAAGGGGGCTGATGAGACAGAAAGCATGCTCAAGTCAAAATCTCCTGTCCTTGTATACCACTCGAACCAGCTCCCGTTCCACATGGCCCAATTCCTACATAACGTCAACAATCAAACCCCGTAAACATACCACCAGACCTCCGTGcaacaaacccccatctGTATCACTTCACATGCACCGTCACCTCACATTCGACTTCACATGCACCGTCACTTCACATTCGCAAACCCCGCCCATTCATAACAAAGGCAAAGACAATTACGGGGTATCTCATCCACCGCCTACACCACCTCATGTAAAACAACGAAGCAAAACTAGCTCACTAAATGGTATATACACTCCCtcgcttgcttgcttgcctgCTTGCTCGCTCGCTTCAATATGTTTATCTCATGTTATgttgttttctttccctcACAAAAAGAAATGGAAAGGAAAATTTCAAATACAAATAGAATACATACATCACCCATTGTTCTTCGTTCAACATTGCCAAAAgacctcccttcccccttttcctagtccccctccccacgTGAATtatctcttttttttttctccccccgttgcaaaaagacaaaaaaacaagaaaaaaaaaaaaaacaaaacataaCAAGCCCAGAAAAATACCAACCCAAATTTCCCTTACTACTCCGTTTTGTGATGCAAGATGCAAATGTTTGTTGTGTTGCTTGATGGGGCCGCCATATACTCGTTACAGTAAGTTTTCCgctcaaaaaaaaacaaaaaatcAAGCcataaaaatattttttgttgctgtccacccaccctcccctcatcaaaTCTATCCGCTGACCCCTCTCCCATCGCTAGTCCAATCCACAAGCGCAAGGAGAAGAATCACCATCGTGATGACAACTCAATCCTAGTGAATCGCACTGGGCGTAGGCGTGAGATCGCCCCCATCTTGCCCGCCCTCCTTGGAAGCAATCGCAGTCACCACCAAGTCATTACCCGTCctttcctcaccacccgccTCGTCCGCATCGTCCTCAAAAACCACCGGAATCATCGTCGACCCGCTCATAACGTCGTCTCCTGCCATGGAAGTAACCGGGGTAAAAGCCGTAATCGTCGAAcgttcgtcgtcgtcatcatcgggGCCGCTCTCTTCCGAGCCTCCCGCCTTTCGTTGCTCCTTCGTGGCAGGCCGCCAGGTGTCCTCATCCCAGGGGTTGACCAAATCATCCGAAACACTGTGAGGTCTTTCCCTTCGTTCTTCCTCCAGGTCCTCGTGCGGCTTTTCCGATTGTTCTCGCTGGTCGGGCTGGCTCACTTGCTCCGGCTGCTCCGATTGCTTCTGTGGAGCCGGTGTAGGCCCCGGGTTCCCGATGATCCACAGGTTACCATCTtcgtcctccacctcctccggctgGTGGTATTCCTCCGGCTcgtccctcttcctccagtcCCGGTTCCATGGGCAACGCCAGTCATTATCCGCGCGCGCTCTTGAACACCCTCGTGGGTAGAAGTACTTAGATCCTCCCATTCGGCCGTCTCTGGCACACCTAGCTCCGCCGAATTCCCGatcccttccccttcctggCCCAATACCATTGACATGAGTCCTGTCTATCCGCTCCCAAATATCGTTGCCCCAAACACCATCATTAGGCAGCCGGCTCGCCGGTGCCGATGCGGGTTGGGATATTGGTGCCGGGGTCTCGACTGGCGGCTGTACACTCTCCTGCTTCTGAGGAAGCTGAGCCTTGAGTCTGGCTTGTGACTGATCCCAACTTGCCTTCCATAATACGTTGGTATTCCTTGCTGTTTCGGCGGTATGTTGGGCTTcgggttggtgttgctctTGGTGTTGCTCTTGGTGTTGCTCTTGGTGTTGGCCTTGTATTGGGATCTGGCcctgttgctggtgctgacTTTCTTGTAGATGCTGGCTTTGCTGTTGAGCAGCGATCATGCCGCTTTCTTTCAGAGGTTCCATCGCCCCGACACTTCCGAAGAAGATGGCATCATTTACCAAGTTCGGGTAGAGGAATCCAACCCAGCTCATGCTAAAAACCTGCTTGAATCCGCGATCCAGGATGAGGTACAGCATCGAGACATCGATGAGTTTGGCCATGGCTAACCGTAGATTTCTCATCAACACATTTGTGCCCTGCTCATACATCATGCTAAGAGCCCATCCGAGTGGGTTGTATAGGTTGAAAAGCTCTGGGTTGGGCTCTTGAAGACTGTTGGGAGAGCGCTcttggaggatgggaaggtATTCTCCGATGATTGCAGTAGCCTCGTTAAGACGAGCCACGGCGAAATCCATCATGGCGGTGTATTCGATGGAAGCACCGGCGATGTAGAGAAAGGTGCTGAATCGGAGCGGCTCGCCATAAAGTGGAGCGTTTCTGTCGTAGTAGGCATCTGGGTAGCTCTTGAGATACATGAATTGCAGCGCGTAGCCTAGTTGCATGGCATCATGGCCGTCAAGCTCAAAGCGAATGTATCCAGCCTAGCACATATGTCAGGGCACTAGATCACGTTGAGGGGATCTGGAATACCTACTGGATctttgggagggaggcgctCTCTCATGAACTCGGATTCTCGAGACAAGATGTCATGATGTACCTGCCAAGACTTGTCTTTACATACCACTAATACGTCCCATTCATATTGAGTATCCCAGAGTCTATTAAACCATTAGATAATATGTTCTTGCTCACAGAAACCTACCAACTTACGAATATTCTCCCTTATCGTGAGCGGCAATCACCGTGGCAGTGCGCTCTGCCCTTTGCTTGATAAAGTCAAGTTGTGCGGCATCAACCGCTGGCGCTTCGCTGGTCACATTCTCAGGCTCTTCTCTGATGGGTGAAGGTATGTCGGGGGCCGAGAAGCGACGGGCTCTCTGACGAGCAATTACCATGTCTGATTCAGAGGTGCTGGGCTTCTTAGTGGGTGAATCACAGACTCCAGCGCTGTTGTGGCGTTTCCTATCCGCTGGTTTCGTTGCTGAAGTTGAAGACGAATTCCTCTTGTGGTGGCCCTTATGCCTAGATTTCGATTTGGGAGTCGTCTTGTCTG is a window of Podospora pseudopauciseta strain CBS 411.78 chromosome 1, whole genome shotgun sequence DNA encoding:
- a CDS encoding hypothetical protein (EggNog:ENOG503Q03N) — translated: MNSRDPPARQPSLSYARILKGDTIKNRKVLASKSKPATKDTKEPPTTTKEGEKECPEGAMRAQDQLQKHKQNHKPGRDRSTVPGPGPNRQVKDTKDNSSAEFPQLKKPAREPPRNPPQPKPQSPEKHKAKSAPTVTRTQSYAQVASGKKVQVLTKAPKTSTTKPADTEYPSIAHEPTAKMPSKSSQSSNWRNSSDAKAKTPGSQPGSREKTLHQGSLSSQPPPPALPVTDKTTPKSKSRHKGHHKRNSSSTSATKPADRKRHNSAGVCDSPTKKPSTSESDMVIARQRARRFSAPDIPSPIREEPENVTSEAPAVDAAQLDFIKQRAERTATVIAAHDKGEYSLWDTQYEWDVLVVCKDKSWQVHHDILSRESEFMRERLPPKDPAGYIRFELDGHDAMQLGYALQFMYLKSYPDAYYDRNAPLYGEPLRFSTFLYIAGASIEYTAMMDFAVARLNEATAIIGEYLPILQERSPNSLQEPNPELFNLYNPLGWALSMMYEQGTNVLMRNLRLAMAKLIDVSMLYLILDRGFKQVFSMSWVGFLYPNLVNDAIFFGSVGAMEPLKESGMIAAQQQSQHLQESQHQQQGQIPIQGQHQEQHQEQHQEQHQPEAQHTAETARNTNVLWKASWDQSQARLKAQLPQKQESVQPPVETPAPISQPASAPASRLPNDGVWGNDIWERIDRTHVNGIGPGRGRDREFGGARCARDGRMGGSKYFYPRGCSRARADNDWRCPWNRDWRKRDEPEEYHQPEEVEDEDGNLWIIGNPGPTPAPQKQSEQPEQVSQPDQREQSEKPHEDLEEERRERPHSVSDDLVNPWDEDTWRPATKEQRKAGGSEESGPDDDDDERSTITAFTPVTSMAGDDVMSGSTMIPVVFEDDADEAGGEERTGNDLVVTAIASKEGGQDGGDLTPTPSAIH